In Vicinamibacteria bacterium, the sequence TGCTGCTTCTCAACCGCAACGAGTGGAACATCGCCCGCGTGGCGCGCCTCATGGGCGTGACACGACGCACGATCTACTTGCGGCTGCAGCGATACAACATCCCGCGCGAGCGGGTGCCTAAGACCCGGCTGCGTCCCGCCACCATCTGAGTCGATCCCTCCGGGGGGCCTCACGCTCCCTCCAACCCCCGGAGGGCGTAGAATCCCGGCTGCATGACAGTACGGGTCCGCTTTGCTCCCAGCCCCACCGGTTATCTCCATGTCGGGGGAGCTCGCACCGCTCTCTTCAACTGGCTCTGGGCCCGTAAGAACCAGGGCACCTTCATCCTTCGCATTGAGGACACCGACCGCGAGCGGTCCACCGATGCGAACACCCGCAGCATCCTGGAAGGGCTCGACTGGCTGGGCCTGCACTGGGACGAGGGGCCTTACCTTCAGAGCGAGGGCATCGAGCGGCACCGGGCGATCGCCCGTCGGCTACTGGAGGAAGGCAAGGCCTACCGGTCGTTCGCGACCCCCGAAGCGCTAGAGGCCCAGCGCAAGCTGGCCACCGCTGAGGGCCGGCCCTGGCTGCGCGATCACGAGAGTCGCGGTCTCTCGGAGGAGGCATCGGCGGGCCGGGCCGGCGCCGGAGAACCGTTTGCGATCCGCTTTCGGGTCCCTGATGACGACGGGCTCACACGCTTCGAAGACAAAGTCTATGGCACCCAGGAACGCCGCCACCGGGACATCGAGGATTTCGCGCTCCTGCGCCCCGACGCCACGCCTCTTTACAACCACGTGGTCGTCTGCGACGACGTGGAAATGCGGATCACCGACGTCATTCGAGGCCAGGACCACCTCTCCAATACCCACAAGCAGATCCTGCTCTACGAGGCCCTGGGGGTCAGACCGCCGCGCTTCGCTCACCTGCCCCTGATCAACGCCCCCGACCGCACCAAGCTATCCAAGCGGCGCCACGGCCCCGTGGTTTCGCTCACCACCTACCGCGACCGCGGCTTCTTGCCCGAGGCCTTTCGTAACTTCCTCGCCCTCCTGGGCTGGTCGGGGGGGGATGACCGCGAGATCTACACTACGGAAGAGCTCATCCAGGCTTTCAGCCTGGAAGGAATCGGCCGCTCCAACGCCATCCTCACCTTCTCGGAAACGGATCCCCGGCAGTGGACCGACCGCAAGGCCCTCTTCCTGAACCAGCAATACCTCTCGCGCATGCCCCTTCCCGACCTTCTCCCCCGGGTGGAGGCCGTGCTCAAGCAGGCGGGCCTCTGGCAGGAGAAGTGGGGAGCGGATCGCCCCGAGCGCGCATGGTTGGAGAAGACGGTGGATCTCATCCGACCACGCTACGTCACCCTTCTCGATTTCGGGGAGGCGGGCCGCGCCTACTTCGACGACACATTCGACCGCGATCCGGAAGCGGTGGAGAAGAACCTTAAGAAAGAGCCGCGCCTCTCCGAGTGGCTGCCCGAGCTCGCCCGCCGCTTCGAGAGCCTCGATCCCTTCGATGCCGCTTCCTCGGAGACCGCGTTGCGGGCCTATGCGGAGGAGCTTGGGATCAAGGCGGGCGTTCTCATCAACGCTGTCCGTACCGCGGTCACGGGCCGTTCGGTCGGTCCCTCGCTGTTCCCCGCGCTCGAATGCATCAGTCGTGGGCGTGTGGTGGCGCGGCTGCGTGACGCCGCCCAGCGCCTTTAGCGGCGCGGAACCACGAACGGGCGGTCCAGGCGAACGATGAGGATGGTGCCCGCTGGCAGCTCCACCTCGTCTCCTCGGGTGCCGACCACGGCCCCCGTCCCCCCGATCAAGATTCCGGCGATGGCGCCTTTGTTCCCGCCCAAGATCCCGCCCAGGACGCCACCCAGCAACGCGCCGATCCCCGCCTTGCTCGCGGTCTCCCCCGTCCCTTCGCCGTCATTGAGGGAAACCACTCGGGCTCGGATGTCCAGCCGATCACGATCCAGATAGAGGGTGTCGAAGTCCAGGTCCAGCTTTCCGCCTT encodes:
- the gltX gene encoding glutamate--tRNA ligase is translated as MTVRVRFAPSPTGYLHVGGARTALFNWLWARKNQGTFILRIEDTDRERSTDANTRSILEGLDWLGLHWDEGPYLQSEGIERHRAIARRLLEEGKAYRSFATPEALEAQRKLATAEGRPWLRDHESRGLSEEASAGRAGAGEPFAIRFRVPDDDGLTRFEDKVYGTQERRHRDIEDFALLRPDATPLYNHVVVCDDVEMRITDVIRGQDHLSNTHKQILLYEALGVRPPRFAHLPLINAPDRTKLSKRRHGPVVSLTTYRDRGFLPEAFRNFLALLGWSGGDDREIYTTEELIQAFSLEGIGRSNAILTFSETDPRQWTDRKALFLNQQYLSRMPLPDLLPRVEAVLKQAGLWQEKWGADRPERAWLEKTVDLIRPRYVTLLDFGEAGRAYFDDTFDRDPEAVEKNLKKEPRLSEWLPELARRFESLDPFDAASSETALRAYAEELGIKAGVLINAVRTAVTGRSVGPSLFPALECISRGRVVARLRDAAQRL